In the Castor canadensis chromosome 1, mCasCan1.hap1v2, whole genome shotgun sequence genome, TGCCCCACACCACACCTCTGCAGGGACAGAAGCCTCCTGTTAGCTGCATAGGCTAATGTGCTCACATGCTCACAGCCACAGGGCACTCACCCAATGCCTGGGGCCCCAGACTGGGTATCTCCCCCACTACCACCCAACGCCAGGAGTTGAACCAACAGAAAAGGGAGCTGCTGCACCCAGGAAATGCTTGCTGGGTGGGTGGGAAGGAGGGCCTTGAAGCAGAGTGCCATCCAAGGGAAAAGAAGTAGCTAGGGCCGGGTCACCTGGGTAAAAGCTTGGCAGGAGTTTGTGGACTCCAACGCAGAGATCAGGGACTGGGCTTGGGCAGCGGGAATGGAAAGGGGTAGGGGGGCGGCTCctgcttgtagcagaggcttctGCAGGTCTGCTACCCTTGCTGCCACTCAGTCCTCATCATGGGGCCCTGGAAGTCTGTGTGCCTAGCCCTGACCCTTAGCCTTACCTCCCCATCCATAGGAGCATCTCAACTATGTGACCGAGATCGCACAAGACGAGATTTATATCCTGGACCCTGAGCTGCTGGGGGCATCAGCCCGGCCTGACCTCCCCACCCCTATTtcccctctccctgcctccccgTGTTCCCCCATGCCCCGGTGAGTCCCAGTGTCCAGGCTCCTCCATTCCCTAGCTTTAAGTCCCATCCGCTGGCTAGTGGCTCCTAATTACTGCCTTCGGCCCCACGCTGTTCATAAGCTCCAGCAAGTACTAGATGTGCCCATCAGCTAGCTGCCCATCAGCTAGTCATCCGCCTGCCCTCACGGCCCTCTACCACTAACCTACCTCAACCTGAACCTAGCCAGAGCCCTGAAGAGCCCCCAGCCACACAGCTCTGCTCTTCCTTCAGGAGTGGCCTCACAGAGGCCTGGCTACCTCCCTGCTTTCTCAGCCCCACACCCTGTACCTGGTCTTCAACAAGTCCCACTGAGCCCTCCTTTCCATCTCACCAACGGCCTCCCAGCATTGCATTTTTGCATCATCATGGCCAATCTCCACACACAGCGGCAGCTGAGGTTGCAGACCTTCCCTTGGTACCCAGTGCCTGGCTGCCTCTGACCCCAGCAGCCTTCCCCAACCCTCACTATAGTCCAGCCTTGCTTCTCTGAGGCCTCAGGCCAGCTCCCACCTCTGGGCTTTTGTCCTTGGTGCCTCACACGCTCCCCTTCCCAGCACATTTCCACAATCTCAGCTTGGCTCTTTCCCCAGAGAGGTCTTTCCCAGAAACACCATCTGAAGGTGCTGCCTCGGACCCACTACCCTGCTCTGTATTGATAGCACTTGTGCATTCCTTATTTATTGTCTGACTTGTGTCCCTGCAGTAGAATGTAAGCTCCACGAGGGCAAGTTTTCCATCTGTCTTGTTCCAGCTGTATCCTCATTGCCTAGAATAGTGCGTGATTCGTGACAGGCACTCAATAAACTGTTGAAAGAATGAAGGGCGTCACCGGTTGGGGTCAGGATGGCCAGCTGGGCCTGGCGGAGCTGGGTTACATCTCACCCTGCTCTGTTTGCAGGTCACTGCAGGGGGATACTGTGAGCCCTCAAGGTGAGACCTCTTCCCCCAGggcccctccccccctccctgaCCATAGGAGTGAGGCTTACTGCAGGCCTGGGTCCATATACAGCCCTACATGGTCACTGTCATCCCCAAGCCCACCCCTGGCACACATGGTCCAGCAGGCACAGTCCCTGCAGTAATGCATCTTCACACGATAAGCCCAGGTCACCAACCTCAGAGTATAACGACAGGTGTTCTGTGCAGGTGAGGAGCTGATTGAGGCCGCCAAGAGGAACGACTTCTGTAAGGTACTAGCTCGGGGCTCCGCAGCCCCTGCCCTTTGTTCTAGGGAGAGACATGTCTGAGTTGGGCCAGGAGCTGACTTGTTCACACACTGTTATCTGTCATTATCTGGCCTTCTGTGGGGCTCCTTGGCAATTGTGTCATTCTGCCTTGCCCCATCTGCCCAGGCCACACTAGGTGTCTCCTGGCAGGGACTTCCTCACCCAGTACACCTGTCCTAGGTATTTAGGGACAAGTGTTAGGGGAACCACAGGCTGCAAGGCCCATCATCCCTGGGGTGAGAGGCCAGTTTTATCTCTCCTGATGCTCTAGAGAGACCATCAGAGGCACCAGGGAGTGGCCTGTGTGGGAGCTGGGGAAGGAGGGGCCCCCAAAAGGCCCAACCCTGCCCTGCCTCCTGTCCTCAGCTCCAGGAGTTGCATCGAGCAGGAGGTGACCTCATGCACCGGGACCAACAGAGCCGGACACTCCTGCATCATGCAGTCAGCACCGGCAGTAAGGAAGTAGTCCGCTATCTGCTGGACCATGGTGAGCTGTGCTCCTGGGCCTGGGGGGTGGAGGAGAGGCTGCCAGGCCCCTCTGAGCACCCCCTTCCCTCCTGCAGCTCCCCCAGAGATCCTTGATGCTGTGGAGGAGAAGTGAGTATTGGGGAGCATAGGCCCCTGGTTACCCTGGAAACCACCCTTCCTCCAACCCTTCCTGTTGGCCAGCCTGTCCTCCTCTGGGGCTGCCCCCTTTCCCCATCCCCAAAATTCCTGCCATTTCTGGTGGCTGTTGGGAGACAGCCTGGCGGCCCGAGGACTAGATGGGCCCACAGCCAGCCCCTACTCCCCCAGTGGGGAGACCTGTCTACACCAGGCAGCAGCCCTGGGCCAGCGTACCATCTGCCACTACATTGTGGAAGCCGGGGCCTCACTCATGAagacagaccaacaggtgagtaGATCAGCAGGGCacaaactcagccttccccagacTTGGGGAGCCCTCTCCAAACAAGGGGCGCTGACCTTGGGAATTTGAAGTTGCCCTTCAATACTGTCCAGACCCTGAGGCAGAGGAGGAGCCAGTGGCCACAGAGGCTGTCCCTTCTCCCACCAGGCTGCTGGGAGGAGAGCCCTTgcccactcacaagccagtcaggCACCCTAGGCTTCTGGTCCCACCCCGATTGCATCTCCCCCCTTATCAGGGTGACACTCCCCGGCAGCGGGCTGAGAAGGCTCAGGACACAGAACTGGCCGCCTACCTGGAGAACCGACAGCACTACCAGATGATCCAGCGGGAGGACCAGGAGACAGCTGTGTAGTTGGGAGGCTGGTGGGGCAGCTGGAGGGACAACTATCAGAGGATGAAAGCCCTCCTGCCTGCCTCACTGCTACATTCCAGTTGGATGGCCACGGGGGGAACCCATGTCTTGGGGAAGGAGCCCCGTACCTGCCCCCTGAGGAGCCGCCCAGACCTAGGGCTGGACTCTGAGGAACTGGGCTCTCACCTATCCCCCTAAGGCCCTGACCTGACCCAGAGGCTCACAGGGGGATAGGAAACAGGCTGGGTTGGACAGGCCTTTGGATAGGATTGGGGCTGGGCGGCTTCAGGGAAGCCGGAGCCTCACCTGGGCTAGATGGAGGAGCAGAACAGAAGGTTGGGTTCTGTCAGGGAGGCCTCCAGGAAGAGGCCCCGCAAGCCACCTGGTCCCCAAGGCCCGCCCAAGGCTCCTGGGAGCTTAGCTTCTCTCCTCCCCAACTCACCCTCTCCGGGCCTCCTCCTGGAACCTCGGAGCCTGCTGTATTCATCTGCCCGCTGCCCTACCTGGCACCTACCCTGGTGACCCTCTCCATGTACCCAGTCATTTCATCACAGACTGTGTGGCCTGGGGGTTGGGGGCGGGACTCTCACGGTGACATGTTTACAGCTGGGTGTGACTCAGTAAAgtggattatttttttcctttctgaatttctttttgcctCGGAGGTCTTGTAGAAGCAGCGAGATCGCTCGGTTATCCTCAGGGTGGGGGATTAGACACTTGAACCCAGACCCTTTCCTGGAGATCCTGGTACCCGCCTAGAGGTGGGCCTGCCCGGTTGCTGACCTCTGCCCGACTGCCTGGCTTGTCTGGGCGGAGCTGATTTCCTCCTGCTTCCCGCTTCCCACTGGGAGGATAACAATGAAAGTGAAAGAGGTGGGGCGGGGGCCTGGGTCTGGGTTCTTTGGTCCATTTGCCCTGTGGCCTGGAGCAAGCCCCCTCTCCCAGGCCTGTTTATGGGGCTTGGGTGAGGTGAGCCCTGAGGCCCCAGGGTCAGAGGGGGTGGGTATTCACATTCGCCGCCGGGGCTGGGTCTGGAACTTCTCAGATGACTTGTCAGCTCCAAGTTTTACCAAACCCTGCGGCATGCGGGCTCCTCCTTCTCTCGAGTCCCCCTTCCGCCCCCTCAAACCGGCGCTCGGCGGAAGGCGCTTACGTCCTCTGCGCTCCGAACCTGTGCGCTCTCTCTGGGGTTCCGGGCACCAGCCTCCCCAACACAGAGCCCCCTCCTGCCCACGGGGTGAGACTATCCAAGAAGGCGTGGCCGGGCTCCTTCCCGCAAGTGGGGTGCCGAGGAGCGGCGGGAAGCAGAGCGGGGGCCCCGACGGGTTACACCGAGCCCCGGGGCCTCGCGCACGGGGACCGCCCGCTGACTCCGGACGGCCGGCACCCTGCTGGCCACCGGGGCATGTGACACCCGGGGTTCCGTGTCCATCCTGGTCCCCATCTAAGGCTTCAGGCCCGCTAAAGGAAGCGGCAACCTGAAAGCGGGCAGGGCAGCGGGCGACCAGCGGGGGAAGGGGATAGGCCCAGCCCGGGCAGGGGCTAGAGGGCGGGGGCGGAAAGCTAGGGCAAGAGAGTCCGAGATTGGGCCGAGGCAGGGAGTGCCAGGGCGGGACGGAGGCCTGGGTCTGGGAGACCCTGGGCTCAGAAGTTGGGGGCACCCGCGGGGCGAGGCGACCGTGCAGCGACAGGAGCCGCGAAGCCGGTGCTGGGGCGCGGGGCGGAGGCGGGGACGCCGGGGTCGGGGGCGGCGCGGGTTtgaggggagggggcggggcgggtCCTTCCTCGGTGGTGTGGGGGGGGAggcggggagggggcgggggcccATGTGACCGGCTCAGACCGGTTCTGGAGACAAAAGGGGCCGCGGCGGCCGGAGCGGGACGGGCCCGGCGCGGGAGGGAGCGAAGCAGAGCGGGCAGCGAGCGAGTGAGCGCGCGGGGCGGCGGAGGGCGCGCGGCAGCCGTGACCCCTCGGCCACTGTCGCCCGAGGGGCTGAGGCGGGGTTGGGGGACTGTTCCATGGACCGGACTTGGGGCAGCACCCAAGGGACGCCTCCCGGCGGTGCGCCCAGTCTAGCGGGAGGGGACCCCAAGTCCTCCCGCCACTCCCTTAGCGGCCCGACTCGGCCTGGAAAACTGGGCAAGTGGGAGTGGGAGGTCCTTACACGCGGCCCCCGGTGAGAAAGGGGACGGGCGAAGGACTCTTGACCCGTGCTCTTCTCCCCCCACACTCCCCAGGATGCAGCACCGAGGCTTCTTCCTCCTCGCCCTTCTCGCCCTCCTGGCGCTTACCTCCGCGGTGGCCAAGAAGAAAGGTGATCGAGGGAGAGGGGGGTTGCAGGAGAATTGGGGACGGGCAGGGGACCTGGGATCTAGCCGCCTGGGCTCCACTGGAAACCCCGGGAAGGCGGTTCCTGAGGGCGTCTCCCAGCACCCCGCGTCCTGAACTCTGTTCCCCGCGCGTTGCAGACAAGGTGAAGAAGGGCGGCCCGGGGAGCGAGTGTGCGGAGTGGACCTGGGGGCCCTGCACCCCCAGCAGCAAGGACTGCGGCGTGGGCTTCCGCGAGGGCACCTGTGGAGCCCAGACTCAGCGCATCCGGTGCAGGGTGCCTTGCAACTGGAAGAAGGAATTCGGAGGTGAGGTGGGGTGCAGGTGGAGGGCAGGGAAGCGGGGCAGAGCCGTGGAGGGAGGTCACAGGCCGTCCCGCTTTGACCCAAGGCCACTCTCCCGCCAGCCGACTGCAAATACAAGTTTGAGAGCTGGGGGGCGTGTGATGGGGGCACAGGGACCAAAGCCCGCCAAGGCACCCTGAAGAAGGCGCGGTACAATGCCCGGTGCCAGGAGACCATTCGCGTGACTAAACCCTGCACCTCCAAGACCAAGGCCAAAACCAAAGGTCAGTGAAAAGGTTGGGTTGCTGAAAGGGGCTACCCTCGCCCCCGAGTATGGAGCTGAAGTTTTTGGGTCCTGGCCGGTGACTTCTTGACATCTCTGCACTCAGTTTCTGTCTGTAGAGCAATCTTAAAGATGGGCGTGGGAAGGTTCTAGAGGGGTCCTCAGGAGGTGCTGAGGTCATACGAGCCCTCATCTGGCTCAGGGAGAGACAGACTGTTCTGTGGGAGCATTTGCTTGCCCTGTCCTGCCTAGTACAGGAAGGGCGCTCAGAGGTCTGTGCTGCCTCTCAGCTCAGCGCTCACTCGCCAAGGCCCGCCGGGCCAACAGGGCGGAGGTCATTCTGCCGCTTCCCAGGTGAAGGAGCTGAGGCTGTTGTTCTGGGCTGCTGGGACCAGGAACTTGGCCTTTCCTAGAAAGTTGAGGCAGTCTGGCATCACAATGGCTGCCCTGTGCCACCTGCTACCTGGTCTGCTGATCAGAAACCACCAGGGGGCAGGGTTTTCTCTCCTGTGacttgagtttttttgtttttgtttttgttttttgcaggggATGGAGGGGTGGAAGGGTCGTTCTGAGCTGTGTATCTCAGCTAATCTATTTCTTTCTTGTCCTACAgccaagaaagggaaaggaaaggattgaGGCTGGGTCAGGATGCCTCAGAGCCACGACTTTACCTGGGGCCTGGCCAGCGCCTTTCCCCTCCTACAGTCctaaaacataacctaccagtgCCTTTTGTCTGCTTCTTAGCTTTATCAATCATGCCtgcctctgctctctccctccccacccctaccAAGTGCCCTCAGTGGGGAGGGACAAGGGATTCTGGGAAATTTGAGCCTCCCCGCAAGGGGATTTGATTCCCAGTGCCCCCTTTTGTTCTTCCCTCCATCATGCCTGTtactaagaaataaataaaatgaatcaacTTGTTTCCCAATAAaagcttttctt is a window encoding:
- the Mdk gene encoding midkine produces the protein MQHRGFFLLALLALLALTSAVAKKKDKVKKGGPGSECAEWTWGPCTPSSKDCGVGFREGTCGAQTQRIRCRVPCNWKKEFGADCKYKFESWGACDGGTGTKARQGTLKKARYNARCQETIRVTKPCTSKTKAKTKAKKGKGKD